In Tribolium castaneum strain GA2 chromosome 4, icTriCast1.1, whole genome shotgun sequence, one DNA window encodes the following:
- the LOC103315037 gene encoding uncharacterized protein LOC103315037, which translates to MNSNKVTIKLKIRRYETGLPEITEKIMEVSPDLEYNALKKEIHDICEIGPEDNKVIKLRRDDEVLIPLSFLLESSDPDKYFFIDICKINYANKATASLLQDAYIDSVCQKLRNMESRIVKAELLLPQLEWRRQAHMEETVDSLSNRVSFLNRRFDELLPAQWRSKMPQTMA; encoded by the exons atgaattcaaataaagtcacaattaaattaaaaatccgCAGATACGAGACTG gaCTCCCTgaaattactgaaaaaataatgGAAGTCAGTCCAGATTTGGAATACAATGCTTTGAAGAAGGAAATTCACGACATTTGTGAGATAGGGCCTGAGGATAACAAAGTAATCAAACTGCGACGTGATGACGAGGTCCTGATCCCTCTCTCATTCTTGTTGGAATCAAGTGATCCTGACAA GTACTTTTTCATTGACATTTGCAAGATTAATTATGCAA ATAAGGCAACAGCCAGCCTCCTCCAAGACGCATACATCGATTCCGTGTGCCAAAAACTACGCAACATGGAATCACGCATTGTCAAAGCTGAGTTGTTGTTGCCTCAGTTGGAGTGGAGGCGACAGGCGCATATGGAAGAAACCGTCGATTCGTTGTCAAACAGGGTGTCTTTCTTGAACAGGAGGTTCGATGAGCTGTTACCAGCACAGTGGAGGTCAAAAATGCCGCAAACTATGGCA
- the LOC661490 gene encoding activator of 90 kDa heat shock protein ATPase homolog 1, with protein sequence MAKWGEGDPRWIVEERPDATNVNNWHWTEKNAGPWSVERIKELFKGVPVKTDLADIQFTEIDKCEGEASANNRKGKLIFFYEWDLSIKWTGKLKNGSKSYSGKVKIPNLSEENDVSELDIKVSVKDSDEEGDKLKEIMLKSCKDVVRHQLTKYISSLKEEFSKGMILPKKDEVKPDAVKNLSSGFNKKISMTPVVSENNKQIGLKLDVTTINITQQFQCRAQEFYDALTKIEMVTAFTRAHVKMDASKGGKFELFNGNIVGQFDELVPGKKIVQQWRYKQWPEGHYSTVTFNINEKSDHTEVNVVQSGVPTGEAEVTKENWQRYYWDSMKRAFGFGAFIV encoded by the exons ATGGCCAAATGGGGCGAGGGTGACCCACGATGGATTGTGGAAGAACGACCAGACGCAACAAATGTCAACAACTGGCACTGGACGGAAAAAAATGCCGGTCCTTGGTCAGTGGAACGCATAAAAGAGTTATTTAAAGGTGTGCCAGTAAAAACTGACTTAGCAGACATTCAGTTCACAGAGATAGATAAATGTGAAGGGGAGGCTTCTGCTAATAATAGGAAAGGCAAgctcatatttttttacgagtGGGATTTGAGCATTAAGTGGACtggaaagttgaaaaatggGAGCAAAAGCTACTCAGGCAAGGTGAAAATACCCAACCTTTCCGAGGAAAATGATGTCTCAGAGCTGGAT ATCAAGGTTTCTGTGAAAGATTCGGACGAGGAGGGCGACAAGCTGAAGGAAATTATGTTGAAATCCTGCAAAGATGTCGTCCGACACCAACTCACCAAATACATTTCGAGTTTAAAAGAAGAATTTTCCAAAGGCATGATTTTGCCGAAAAAAGATGAGGTCAAACCAGACGCGGTCAAAAATCTTTCGAgtggttttaacaaaaaaatcagcaTGACACCAGTCGTCAGcgaaaataacaaacaaatcGGACTTAAACTAGACGTAACAACGATAAACATAACTCAACAGTTTCAATGTCGGGCGCAAGAATTTTACGATGCTTTGACAAAAATCGAAATGGTGACGGCGTTTACCAGGGCACATGTAAAAATGGATGCTTCTAAAGGCGGTAAATTCGAATTATTCAACGGAAATATTGTTGGGCAGTTTGATGAGTTGGTACCAGGGAAAAAAATCGTGCAACAGTGGAGGTATAAACAGTGGCCTGAGGGCCACTATTCAACTGTAACTTTCAATATTAATGAAAAG agtgATCACACTGAAGTCAATGTGGTACAATCAGGCGTACCAACAGGTGAAGCAGAAGTTACTAAGGAAAACTGGCAGAGGTACTACTGGGACTCCATGAAGCGGGCGTTTGGTTTTGGAGCATTCATTGTTTAA
- the mAChR-A gene encoding muscarinic acetylcholine receptor DM1 isoform X1 — MNTSSTENTSVTYAPHEATYSITQVVFIGTIAGILSVVTVVGNIMVMISFKIDKQLQTISNYFLFSLAVADFAIGLISMPLFTVSTLLGYWPLGPLVCDTWLALDYLASNASVLNLLIISFDRYFSVTRPLTYRAKRTTNRAAIMIACAWGISLLLWPPWIYSWPYIEGERTVPENECYIQFIETNHYITFGTAIAAFYVPVTVMCFLYWRIWRETEKRQKDLPNLQAGKKDSSKRSNSSVFVCSDEANNACSTVDLEDWRRPRSESSTGADTDSVYMHSTVCVDHHRRKRPRKGGWLAGVWRIRAWCVAWWHSGREDSDTEEESPSEQGQGCITPVSLDTPLQSSVSRCTSLNVIRDPYVSTLSTQRELPHAQANMTPTRLAPRDSRSLPTGNRLAGRSVSSDSVYTILIRLPGDPGEGTGCSEAASIKMIPEDVRTRSHPDVDYSMNTLHANHLNRRPSAMPDIRIPLNAKIIPKQLAGKTLLANATKNQGKKKKKTQEKKADKKAAKTLSAILLTFIITWTPYNVLVLLKPVTASSARIPPQLWDFFYYLCYINSTINPVCYALCNASFRRTYLRILQCKWHNRNRAAMNRGFYN; from the exons ATGAACACGTCGTCGACGGAGAACACATCTGTCACCTACGCTCCGCACGAGGCCACCTATTCCATTACCCAAGTCGTCTTTATTGGTACCATAG CCGGAATCCTGTCTGTGGTAACAGTGGTAGGCAACATAATGGTGATGATTTCCTTCAAGATCGACAAGCAACTGCAGACGATAAGCAACTACTTCCTCTTCTCCTTGGCTGTGGCCGATTTTGCGATTGGTCTAATTTCCATGCCTCTGTTTACCGTGTCCACACTTCTGGGCTACTGGCCTCTGGGACCCCTCGTCTGCGACACTTGGCTGGCTCTCGATTACCTCGCTAGTAATGCCTCGGTGCTCAACTTACTCATCATCAGCTTTGATCGCTATTTTTCGGTGACCAGACCTCTCACTTACCGTGCCAAAAGGACCACCAACAGAGCCGCCATCATGATAGC ATGCGCTTGGGGTATTAGTTTGCTTTTGTGGCCACCCTGGATCTACAGCTGGCCATATATCGAAGGCGAGCGGACCGTACCTGAGAACGAGTGCTACATTCAATTCATCGAAACCAACCACTACATCACTTTCGGAACAGCAATTGCCGCTTTCTATGTTCCCGTCACCGTTATGTGCTTTCTATACTGGCGTATATGGCGGGAAACGGAAAAGAGGCAAAAGGACTTACCCAACCTGCAAGCGGGCAAAAAAGACAGCAGCAAACGGAGCAATTCCAG TGTATTCGTGTGCAGTGATGAAGCAAATAATGCCTGTTCGACGGTGGATTTAGAAGACTGGAGAAGGCCTCGATCCGAGTCTTCAACGGGCGCCGACACAGATTCTGTTTATATGCACAGTACAGTCTGCGTCGATCATCATCGACGGAAAAGACCG agAAAAGGCGGTTGGTTGGCGGGAGTGTGGAGGATAAGAGCGTGGTGTGTGGCGTGGTGGCACTCCGGACGGGAAGACAGCGACACAGAAGAAGAAAGTCCAAGTGAACAGGGCCAAGGCTGCATCACTCCGGTGTCTTTGGATACGCCTTTGCAAAGCTCGGTGTCGAGATGCACTTCGCTGAACGTCATCAG GGACCCGTACGTCAGCACGTTGTCGACCCAGCGCGAATTACCGCACGCTCAGGCCAATATGACCCCAACTCGTCTCGCGCCGAGGGACTCCAGAAGCTTGCCGACGGGCAACCGTTTGGCAGGTCGTTCAGTTTCAAGCGATAGCGTTTACACGATCCTGATCCGCTTGCCCGGCGATCCCGGCGAAGGCACCGGCTGCTCGGAAGCGGCCTCGATCAAGATGATCCCGGAGGACGTGCGCACGCGATCCCACCCCGACGTGGACTACTCGATGAACACGCTGCACGCCAACCACCTCAATCGGCGTCCGTCGGCCATGCCCGACATCCGGATACCGCTCAACGCCAAGATCATCCCCAAGCAGCTGGCCGGCAAGACGCTGCTGGCCAACGCCACGAAAAACCAAggcaagaagaagaagaagacgCAGGAGAAGAAGGCCGACAAGAAGGCGGCCAAGACCCTGTCTGCGATTCTGCTCACTTTTATCATCACCTGGACGCCGTACAACGTCTTGGTGCTGCTGAAGCCGGTGACGGCGTCGAGTGCCCGCATCCCGCCCCAGCTGTGGGATTTCTTTTACTACCTGTGCTACATTAACTCTACCATCAACCCGGTGTGCTACGCTCTGTGCAACGCCAGTTTTCGGCGAACGTACCTCAGAATCCTCCAGTGTAAATGGCACAATAGGAACCGCGCCGCCATGAATCGAGGCTTTTACAATTAA
- the mAChR-A gene encoding muscarinic acetylcholine receptor DM1 isoform X2 produces the protein MNTSSTENTSVTYAPHEATYSITQVVFIGTIAGILSVVTVVGNIMVMISFKIDKQLQTISNYFLFSLAVADFAIGLISMPLFTVSTLLGYWPLGPLVCDTWLALDYLASNASVLNLLIISFDRYFSVTRPLTYRAKRTTNRAAIMIACAWGISLLLWPPWIYSWPYIEGERTVPENECYIQFIETNHYITFGTAIAAFYVPVTVMCFLYWRIWRETEKRQKDLPNLQAGKKDSSKRSNSSDEANNACSTVDLEDWRRPRSESSTGADTDSVYMHSTVCVDHHRRKRPRKGGWLAGVWRIRAWCVAWWHSGREDSDTEEESPSEQGQGCITPVSLDTPLQSSVSRCTSLNVIRDPYVSTLSTQRELPHAQANMTPTRLAPRDSRSLPTGNRLAGRSVSSDSVYTILIRLPGDPGEGTGCSEAASIKMIPEDVRTRSHPDVDYSMNTLHANHLNRRPSAMPDIRIPLNAKIIPKQLAGKTLLANATKNQGKKKKKTQEKKADKKAAKTLSAILLTFIITWTPYNVLVLLKPVTASSARIPPQLWDFFYYLCYINSTINPVCYALCNASFRRTYLRILQCKWHNRNRAAMNRGFYN, from the exons ATGAACACGTCGTCGACGGAGAACACATCTGTCACCTACGCTCCGCACGAGGCCACCTATTCCATTACCCAAGTCGTCTTTATTGGTACCATAG CCGGAATCCTGTCTGTGGTAACAGTGGTAGGCAACATAATGGTGATGATTTCCTTCAAGATCGACAAGCAACTGCAGACGATAAGCAACTACTTCCTCTTCTCCTTGGCTGTGGCCGATTTTGCGATTGGTCTAATTTCCATGCCTCTGTTTACCGTGTCCACACTTCTGGGCTACTGGCCTCTGGGACCCCTCGTCTGCGACACTTGGCTGGCTCTCGATTACCTCGCTAGTAATGCCTCGGTGCTCAACTTACTCATCATCAGCTTTGATCGCTATTTTTCGGTGACCAGACCTCTCACTTACCGTGCCAAAAGGACCACCAACAGAGCCGCCATCATGATAGC ATGCGCTTGGGGTATTAGTTTGCTTTTGTGGCCACCCTGGATCTACAGCTGGCCATATATCGAAGGCGAGCGGACCGTACCTGAGAACGAGTGCTACATTCAATTCATCGAAACCAACCACTACATCACTTTCGGAACAGCAATTGCCGCTTTCTATGTTCCCGTCACCGTTATGTGCTTTCTATACTGGCGTATATGGCGGGAAACGGAAAAGAGGCAAAAGGACTTACCCAACCTGCAAGCGGGCAAAAAAGACAGCAGCAAACGGAGCAATTCCAG TGATGAAGCAAATAATGCCTGTTCGACGGTGGATTTAGAAGACTGGAGAAGGCCTCGATCCGAGTCTTCAACGGGCGCCGACACAGATTCTGTTTATATGCACAGTACAGTCTGCGTCGATCATCATCGACGGAAAAGACCG agAAAAGGCGGTTGGTTGGCGGGAGTGTGGAGGATAAGAGCGTGGTGTGTGGCGTGGTGGCACTCCGGACGGGAAGACAGCGACACAGAAGAAGAAAGTCCAAGTGAACAGGGCCAAGGCTGCATCACTCCGGTGTCTTTGGATACGCCTTTGCAAAGCTCGGTGTCGAGATGCACTTCGCTGAACGTCATCAG GGACCCGTACGTCAGCACGTTGTCGACCCAGCGCGAATTACCGCACGCTCAGGCCAATATGACCCCAACTCGTCTCGCGCCGAGGGACTCCAGAAGCTTGCCGACGGGCAACCGTTTGGCAGGTCGTTCAGTTTCAAGCGATAGCGTTTACACGATCCTGATCCGCTTGCCCGGCGATCCCGGCGAAGGCACCGGCTGCTCGGAAGCGGCCTCGATCAAGATGATCCCGGAGGACGTGCGCACGCGATCCCACCCCGACGTGGACTACTCGATGAACACGCTGCACGCCAACCACCTCAATCGGCGTCCGTCGGCCATGCCCGACATCCGGATACCGCTCAACGCCAAGATCATCCCCAAGCAGCTGGCCGGCAAGACGCTGCTGGCCAACGCCACGAAAAACCAAggcaagaagaagaagaagacgCAGGAGAAGAAGGCCGACAAGAAGGCGGCCAAGACCCTGTCTGCGATTCTGCTCACTTTTATCATCACCTGGACGCCGTACAACGTCTTGGTGCTGCTGAAGCCGGTGACGGCGTCGAGTGCCCGCATCCCGCCCCAGCTGTGGGATTTCTTTTACTACCTGTGCTACATTAACTCTACCATCAACCCGGTGTGCTACGCTCTGTGCAACGCCAGTTTTCGGCGAACGTACCTCAGAATCCTCCAGTGTAAATGGCACAATAGGAACCGCGCCGCCATGAATCGAGGCTTTTACAATTAA
- the LOC103315035 gene encoding uncharacterized protein LOC103315035: MGCSAAKNLTVEPLDGNKVTELSNGNAETRKISIPRSVSDVPPLEGEDPQTEILAETATVNNIQKGANGLSFEIAFQDEGEESIIRKHPPKRFQRLEEQQTSPTTTLVKLQEKLDEAEIRRQQILQQRVQSAKFRNILKKQSSVSSLDEEPGLLKVPPDIPHPANPYDVSYI; encoded by the exons ATGGGCTGCAGCGccgcaaaaaatttaacagtCGAGCCTTTAGATGGCAATAAAGTCACAGAATTATCTAACGGCAACGCGGAAACGAGAAAAATCTCGATTCCCAGGAGCGTCTCGGACGTACCGCCACTTGAAGGAGAGGACCCACAGACTGAGATTTTAGCCGAAACTGCCACAGTCAATAATATACAAAAAGGAG CAAATGGATTATCGTTTGAAATCGCCTTTCAAGACGAAGGCGAAGAGAGTATCATTAGAAAACATCCACCGAAAAGATTTCAGCGGCTGGAGGAACAACAAACGAGTCCGACCACAACTTTGGTCAAACTCCAGGAAAAACTCGACGAGGCTGAAATTAGACGGCAGCAG ATTTTGCAGCAGCGAGTTCAGTCAGCAAAGTTCCGAAACATTTTGAAGAAACAGTCAAGTGTGTCTTCACTAGACGAAGAACCTGGCCTTTTGAAGGTGCCCCCGGACATACCCCACCCAGCGAATCCTTACGATGTGTCGTACATTTAA